GTTGAAAGCACCGGACGGATATCGAGCTCGGCGTTCATCGCAAACAGCGTGGCCATGGCGGAGGGCGTGCCGGTGTACTGCTCGACCCGCCCCACCCACTCCCGGGCCAACTGGTCACCGGCCAGGCTCGGCGCGAAATGGGACTCGCCCGAAAGGCCGCTGCCCCAGTAGTGCTCCACGTAGTCGAGCTGGTTGCGCCCGTCCTCCTCGGTGTACCCCCACGGGAAGTCCGGCGATGCCGACCACCGGACCACGGCGCCGACGAGCACGAGCGACGACACCCGCTCGGGATAGGTCGCGGCGAACAGCGACGTGATCGGACCTGCCTCCGACCCACCGAACAGCGCGGCGCGCTCCGAGCCCACCGCGTCCATCACCACCTTGACGTCGTCCATGCGCTCTTCGAGGGTCGGCACCCCAGTCACCCGGTCCGACAGTCCCGTCCCCCGCTTGTCGAGCAGGATCAGCCGGGCGAACGAGGCGAGCCTCGTCCAGAACCTGGCGAGCGGAGGGAACTCCCACGAGCACTCCATCAGCGCGAGACCGGGCGGCACGACGACGAGGTCGAGCGGGCCGTCACCCACCACCTGGTAGGCGATGTCGAGATCTCCGCTCTTGGCGTACCGCGTGCGCGGTCTCTCGGGCATCTGCACCCTCCCCGGACACCAGCGTAGGCCGACGCGTGTGAGGATGAGACCGTGACCGTCCACCCCCGCGCCGTTGTCGGCTTCGGTCGGGCCGCGGACGCCTACGAGCGGGCGCGGCCCGACTACCCCGCGGCGGCGGTGGCGTGGCTCCGGGACCGGCTGGCCCTCGGGCCGGGACGCACGGTCGTCGATCTCGCGGCCGGGACCGGCAAGCTCACCCGCCTGCTGCTGCCGACCGGCGCCCGTGTGATCGCCGTGGAGCCGGTGGCCGAGATGCGCGCTGCCCTGGCCCGCGCGGTACCAGCGGCCGAGACCCTGGACGGCACCGCGGAAGCCATTCCCCTGCCCGACGGCGCAGCCGACGCGGTGACGGTCGCCCAGGCGTTCCACTGGTTCAGCACTCGGGAGGCGCTGGCCGAGATCCATCGCGTCCTGCGACCCGACGG
The genomic region above belongs to Acidimicrobiales bacterium and contains:
- a CDS encoding class I SAM-dependent methyltransferase, with translation MTVHPRAVVGFGRAADAYERARPDYPAAAVAWLRDRLALGPGRTVVDLAAGTGKLTRLLLPTGARVIAVEPVAEMRAALARAVPAAETLDGTAEAIPLPDGAADAVTVAQAFHWFSTREALAEIHRVLRPDGCLALVWNRRDLDDPLQHALNQMITPHRGDAPSHRSGRWESAFETTELFGPLEERLVPHHQELDRSGLVDRVMSTSVMAALPDADRSAAIADIEGLAAQQTEPVRMSYTTEIYLYGRR